From Oryza sativa Japonica Group chromosome 4, ASM3414082v1, one genomic window encodes:
- the LOC4335019 gene encoding spindle pole body component 110, translating into MGDKKLTKLKVRGANDVEVKSVLRQEFKESVDQDNFKVKVDGSSLKVDVPGTVDVGKLYERLKKMSSSVKIESVVPDDLMAKMDRYKKDLQNMKKQKEAVESKQIKQEEGYKLLQQEQRKWKRDKENLNSKLEKKTKETKDAKEELKITKREKEYLNTKLETKREENKRLDEENKKLQRKIKDLQEMQKGWITTTSTKLDSFESVDHNHHGMHHRVHKEVHRHEFHMHQEVRHHGNVMALENDGRRAH; encoded by the exons ATG GGAGACAAGAAACTTACGAAGCTCAAGGTTCGGGGTGCAAACGACGTAGAGGTCAAGAGCGTACTTCGTCAAGAGTTCAAAG AATCTGTCGACCAGGATAATTTCAAAGTAAAAGTAGATGGCAGCAGTTTGAAGGTGGACGTGCCAGGGACTGTCGACGTCGGGAAGCTCTATGAGCGCCTCAAGAAAATGTCATCCAGTGTCAAGATTGAATCAGTTGTGCCG GATGATCTAATGGCGAAAATGGATCGATACAAAAAGGACCTTCAGAACATGAAGAAACAGAAGGAAGCTGTCGAGTCAAAGCAAATCAAACAAGAGGAAGGATACAAGCTTCTCCAGCAAGAACAACGAAAATGGAAGAGAGACAAAGAAAATCTCAACTCAAAGCTCGAAAAAAAGACAAAGGAGACCAAAGATGCCAAGGAAGAACTCAAAATcacaaagagagagaaggaatatCTCAACACAAAACTTGAGACAAAGAGGGAAGAGAACAAGCGCCTCGATGAGGAAAACAAGAAATTGCAGCGAAAAATCAAGGATCTACAGGAAATGCAGAAG GGATGGATAACTACAACTTCAACTAAGTTGGACAGTTTCGAATCTGTGGACCATAATCATCATGGTATGCATCACAGAGTGCATAAGGAGGTGCACAGGCATGAATTTCACATGCATCAAGAGGTTCGTCACCACGGTAATGTGATGGCATTGGAGAATGATGGTAGGAGGGCGCACTAA